The following proteins come from a genomic window of Plectropomus leopardus isolate mb chromosome 11, YSFRI_Pleo_2.0, whole genome shotgun sequence:
- the trabd gene encoding traB domain-containing protein isoform X2 produces the protein MDQDNNSEDESVGPSEDPSEEELPCLPPGLSDGEAMELLWQLRSQRRQSSPELPETVTCLTAPDGSLLYLVGTAHFSDSSKKDVATTIRAVQPDVVVVELCQYRVSMLKMDENTLLREAKDINLDKVQQAIKQNGLMSGLMQILLLKVSAHITEQLGMAPGGEFREAFKEAGQVPFCKFHLGDRPIPVTFKRAIAALSLWQKARLAWGLCFLSDPISKEDVEKCKQKDLLEQTMSEMIGEFPALHQTIVAERDIYLTHTLRQATRCVEAPRNAQKVPAVVVGVVGMGHVPGIERNWDKQLNINEIMSVAPPSRVGWVLRTVIKGVMMGMLGYACYRAGGSIGRVLLSLPAVQSLMETLRPPPALSHQ, from the exons ATGGATCAAGACAACAATTCAGAG GATGAGTCAGTTGGCCCATCAGAGGACCCTTCAGAAGAGGAGCTGCCTTGTCTACCTCCAGGGCTCT CGGATGGTGAAGCAATGGAGCTGCTTTGGCAGTTGCGATCCCAGCGCCGCCAGTCGTCCCCTGAACTCCCAGAGACAGTGACCTGTCTTACTGCCCCTGATGGCAGCCTCCTGTACCTGGTGGGCACGGCCCACTTCAGTGACAGCAGCAAAAAGGATGTGGCCACG ACGATCCGCGCTGTGCAGCCAGACGTGGTGGTGGTGGAACTGTGCCAGTACAGAGTGTCTATGCTCAAGATGGACGAGAATACACTGCTGAGGGAAGCCAAAGACATCAACCTGGATAAGGTTCAGCAGGCCATCAAACAG AACGGGCTGATGTCTGGCCTGATGCAGATTCTCCTGCTCAAGGTTTCAGCTCACATCACAGAGCAACTGGGTATGGCTCCTGGAGGAGAGTTTAGGGAGGCTTTCAAAGAG GCTGGACAAGTGCCGTTCTGTAAATTTCACCTTGGGGACAGGCCCATCCCGGTGACGTTCAAGAGGGCCATTGCAGCTCTCAGTCTGTGGCAGAAGGCCCGTTTGGCATGGGGTCTTTGCTTTCTGTCAGACCCAATCAG taAAGAGGACGTGGAGAAGTGCAAACAGAAGGACCTGCTGGAGCAGACCATGTCAGAGATGATCGGCGAGTTTCCTGCTCTCCACCAGACCATCGTGGCTGAAAGAGACATCTACCTCACGCACACGCTCCGCCAGGCTACACGATGTGTGGAGGCCCCCCGTAACGCCCAGA AAGTGCCTGCTGTGGTGGTTGGAGTTGTAGGAATGGGTCATGTCCCTGGAATAGAAAGAAACTGGGATAAGCAGCTCAACATAAATGAAATCATGAG TGTTGCACCTCCCTCTCGTGTTGGCTGGGTGTTGCGCACAGTCATAAAGGGCGTCATGATGGGCATGCTGGGATATGCCTGCTACCGAGCTGGAGGAAGTATAGGTCGAGTTCTGCTGTCTTTACCTGCAGTCCAATCTTTAATGGAGACTCTGCGGCCACCCCCTGCTCTAAGCCATCAGTGA
- the trabd gene encoding traB domain-containing protein isoform X1: protein MSSSCPVSHAALSASNMDQDNNSEDESVGPSEDPSEEELPCLPPGLSDGEAMELLWQLRSQRRQSSPELPETVTCLTAPDGSLLYLVGTAHFSDSSKKDVATTIRAVQPDVVVVELCQYRVSMLKMDENTLLREAKDINLDKVQQAIKQNGLMSGLMQILLLKVSAHITEQLGMAPGGEFREAFKEAGQVPFCKFHLGDRPIPVTFKRAIAALSLWQKARLAWGLCFLSDPISKEDVEKCKQKDLLEQTMSEMIGEFPALHQTIVAERDIYLTHTLRQATRCVEAPRNAQKVPAVVVGVVGMGHVPGIERNWDKQLNINEIMSVAPPSRVGWVLRTVIKGVMMGMLGYACYRAGGSIGRVLLSLPAVQSLMETLRPPPALSHQ, encoded by the exons ATGTCTTCATCCTGCCCTGTGTCACACGCAGCTCTCAGTGCTTCAAACATGGATCAAGACAACAATTCAGAG GATGAGTCAGTTGGCCCATCAGAGGACCCTTCAGAAGAGGAGCTGCCTTGTCTACCTCCAGGGCTCT CGGATGGTGAAGCAATGGAGCTGCTTTGGCAGTTGCGATCCCAGCGCCGCCAGTCGTCCCCTGAACTCCCAGAGACAGTGACCTGTCTTACTGCCCCTGATGGCAGCCTCCTGTACCTGGTGGGCACGGCCCACTTCAGTGACAGCAGCAAAAAGGATGTGGCCACG ACGATCCGCGCTGTGCAGCCAGACGTGGTGGTGGTGGAACTGTGCCAGTACAGAGTGTCTATGCTCAAGATGGACGAGAATACACTGCTGAGGGAAGCCAAAGACATCAACCTGGATAAGGTTCAGCAGGCCATCAAACAG AACGGGCTGATGTCTGGCCTGATGCAGATTCTCCTGCTCAAGGTTTCAGCTCACATCACAGAGCAACTGGGTATGGCTCCTGGAGGAGAGTTTAGGGAGGCTTTCAAAGAG GCTGGACAAGTGCCGTTCTGTAAATTTCACCTTGGGGACAGGCCCATCCCGGTGACGTTCAAGAGGGCCATTGCAGCTCTCAGTCTGTGGCAGAAGGCCCGTTTGGCATGGGGTCTTTGCTTTCTGTCAGACCCAATCAG taAAGAGGACGTGGAGAAGTGCAAACAGAAGGACCTGCTGGAGCAGACCATGTCAGAGATGATCGGCGAGTTTCCTGCTCTCCACCAGACCATCGTGGCTGAAAGAGACATCTACCTCACGCACACGCTCCGCCAGGCTACACGATGTGTGGAGGCCCCCCGTAACGCCCAGA AAGTGCCTGCTGTGGTGGTTGGAGTTGTAGGAATGGGTCATGTCCCTGGAATAGAAAGAAACTGGGATAAGCAGCTCAACATAAATGAAATCATGAG TGTTGCACCTCCCTCTCGTGTTGGCTGGGTGTTGCGCACAGTCATAAAGGGCGTCATGATGGGCATGCTGGGATATGCCTGCTACCGAGCTGGAGGAAGTATAGGTCGAGTTCTGCTGTCTTTACCTGCAGTCCAATCTTTAATGGAGACTCTGCGGCCACCCCCTGCTCTAAGCCATCAGTGA